The following proteins come from a genomic window of Solwaraspora sp. WMMA2065:
- the cobO gene encoding cob(I)yrinic acid a,c-diamide adenosyltransferase, producing the protein MPQGRPEHVPDDGLTTRARRRQPVLAVHTGPGKGKSTAAFGMALRAWSTGWPVVVYQFVKSPKWKVGEEAALRTLGESGRGAPVTWHKMGEGWSWIQRPGTERDHAAEAAEGWAQIRRDLAAEAYRFYVLDEFTYPIKWGWIDVAEVVSVLRDRPGSQHVVITGRDAAPELIDLADLVTEMTKVKHPMDAGRKGQQGIEW; encoded by the coding sequence ATGCCACAGGGAAGACCGGAACACGTTCCCGACGATGGGCTGACCACCCGGGCCCGGCGTCGCCAGCCGGTGCTCGCGGTGCACACCGGCCCCGGTAAGGGCAAGTCGACGGCGGCGTTCGGGATGGCGCTGCGGGCCTGGTCGACCGGCTGGCCGGTGGTCGTCTACCAGTTCGTCAAGTCTCCGAAGTGGAAGGTGGGTGAGGAGGCGGCCCTACGTACCCTCGGTGAGTCGGGCCGAGGGGCGCCGGTGACCTGGCACAAGATGGGGGAGGGCTGGTCCTGGATCCAGCGCCCCGGCACCGAACGCGACCACGCCGCCGAGGCCGCCGAAGGTTGGGCGCAGATCCGTCGGGACCTGGCCGCCGAGGCGTACCGGTTCTACGTGCTGGACGAGTTCACCTACCCGATCAAGTGGGGCTGGATCGACGTCGCCGAGGTGGTGTCGGTGCTACGCGACCGGCCGGGCAGCCAGCATGTGGTGATCACCGGCCGCGACGCCGCGCCGGAGCTGATCGACCTCGCCGACCTGGTGACCGAGATGACCAAGGTCAAGCATCCGATGGATGCCGGACGCAAGGGTCAGCAGGGCATCGAGTGGTAG
- a CDS encoding cobyrinate a,c-diamide synthase produces MVAVPRVVIAAPGSGHGKTTVATGLLAAFAERGVRVAGFKVGPDYIDPGYHALAAGRPGRNLDPVLVGEDLVAPLFAHGVAGVDLAVIEGVMGLYDGRVGAGDVGSTAHVAALLAAPVLLVVDAAGQSRSVAALVHGFRSFGQVHIAGVILNRVGSDRHAQVLRDACAEVGTPVLGVLRRQPSVDTPSRHLGLVPAVERTAEARASVEALAALVAASVDLDAVAAVARTAAVMTVERWSPAAAVHDAPDLGAGVGAGGQPGPADGRPVVAVAAGPAFSFGYPETVELLTAAGAEVRTVDPVRDEQLPVGTAALVVGGGFPEVYAGELSANVGLRSQVAAVAATGAPVVAECAGLLWLCRTLDGAPMCGVLPADARMTSRLTLGYRDAVALNDSVALPTGSRLTGHEFHRTEVSPRAGAAPAWGWRGAAPEGFVAAGVHASYLHLHWAARPRIAARLVAAARRRLPGPRHPPVGP; encoded by the coding sequence GTGGTAGCCGTACCCCGGGTGGTGATCGCCGCACCCGGCTCCGGCCACGGCAAGACCACGGTGGCCACCGGCCTGCTCGCCGCCTTCGCCGAACGTGGGGTCCGGGTCGCCGGGTTCAAGGTCGGCCCGGACTACATCGATCCCGGCTACCACGCGCTCGCCGCCGGTCGGCCGGGCCGCAACCTGGACCCGGTGCTGGTCGGCGAGGACCTGGTCGCGCCGCTGTTCGCGCACGGTGTCGCCGGCGTCGATCTGGCCGTGATCGAGGGCGTGATGGGTCTCTACGACGGCCGGGTGGGTGCCGGTGACGTCGGTTCCACCGCGCACGTCGCGGCGCTGCTGGCCGCGCCCGTGCTGCTGGTCGTCGACGCGGCCGGGCAGAGCCGGTCGGTGGCTGCCCTGGTGCACGGCTTCCGGTCGTTCGGTCAGGTCCACATCGCCGGGGTGATTCTCAACCGGGTCGGCTCCGACCGGCACGCACAGGTGCTGCGGGACGCCTGCGCGGAGGTCGGCACCCCGGTGCTCGGGGTGCTACGTCGACAGCCGTCGGTCGACACCCCCTCGCGGCACCTGGGTCTGGTGCCGGCGGTCGAACGCACCGCCGAGGCCCGCGCCTCGGTCGAGGCGTTGGCGGCGCTGGTCGCCGCGTCGGTCGACCTGGACGCCGTGGCGGCGGTGGCGCGCACGGCGGCCGTGATGACGGTCGAACGGTGGTCTCCGGCGGCTGCCGTCCACGATGCCCCCGACCTCGGTGCCGGGGTGGGCGCCGGCGGGCAGCCAGGACCGGCCGACGGCCGACCGGTCGTCGCGGTCGCCGCCGGCCCGGCGTTCAGCTTCGGCTACCCGGAGACCGTGGAGCTGTTGACGGCGGCCGGGGCCGAGGTGCGTACCGTCGATCCGGTCCGTGACGAGCAGCTGCCGGTCGGCACGGCGGCGCTCGTCGTCGGCGGCGGCTTCCCCGAGGTGTACGCCGGTGAGCTGAGCGCCAACGTCGGGTTGCGCTCGCAGGTGGCGGCGGTCGCCGCCACCGGAGCGCCGGTCGTCGCCGAGTGTGCCGGCCTGCTGTGGCTGTGCCGCACCCTCGACGGGGCCCCGATGTGCGGGGTGCTGCCGGCGGACGCCCGGATGACGTCCCGGTTGACCCTCGGCTACCGCGACGCGGTGGCGCTGAACGACAGCGTGGCGCTGCCGACCGGCAGCCGGTTGACCGGGCACGAGTTCCACCGCACGGAGGTGTCGCCGCGCGCTGGCGCGGCACCGGCCTGGGGGTGGCGGGGGGCCGCGCCGGAGGGTTTCGTCGCCGCCGGGGTGCACGCGTCGTACCTGCATCTGCACTGGGCGGCACGGCCGCGGATCGCGGCCCGGCTGGTCGCCGCCGCGCGCCGGCGGTTACCCGGCCCGCGTCACCCCCCGGTCGGGCCCTGA
- a CDS encoding TetR/AcrR family transcriptional regulator, with translation MPRVGLTPDALVDAAIALIDEHGLDALTLSALAGRVGVAAPSLYKHVGGGLTELRTLVAVRVLDEVADELTRHTLGLSRDAAVAALMRASRGYVRRYPARWAAMPADPLREPATAAAGTRLLEVFLAVLRGYGLDPAAAVHATRCLRATVHGFVALEVAGGFGLPEDLEQTYDRLIAMVVTSMPRD, from the coding sequence GTGCCTAGGGTCGGACTCACCCCGGACGCCCTGGTGGACGCCGCGATCGCCCTCATCGACGAGCACGGCCTCGACGCGCTGACGCTCAGCGCACTAGCCGGCCGGGTCGGCGTCGCCGCCCCGTCGCTCTACAAGCACGTCGGCGGCGGACTCACCGAACTGCGCACCCTCGTCGCCGTACGGGTGCTCGACGAGGTCGCCGACGAACTCACCCGGCACACCCTCGGGCTGAGCCGCGACGCCGCCGTCGCCGCGCTGATGCGCGCCAGCCGCGGCTACGTACGTCGGTATCCGGCCCGTTGGGCGGCGATGCCCGCCGACCCGCTGCGCGAGCCGGCCACGGCCGCCGCCGGCACCCGGCTGCTGGAGGTGTTCCTGGCTGTACTGCGCGGCTACGGGCTGGACCCGGCCGCAGCCGTCCACGCCACCCGCTGTCTACGGGCGACCGTACACGGCTTCGTCGCGTTGGAGGTCGCCGGCGGCTTCGGCCTGCCCGAGGACCTGGAGCAGACGTACGACCGGCTCATCGCGATGGTCGTCACCAGCATGCCGCGCGACTGA
- a CDS encoding DUF2277 domain-containing protein, with product MCRSIKTLREPYTPDVTDADIEAAALQYVRKISGFRQPAAHNAEAFDAAVAAVAAASRDLLDRLVVRTPAAR from the coding sequence ATGTGCCGAAGCATCAAGACACTGCGTGAGCCGTACACCCCGGACGTGACCGACGCCGACATCGAGGCCGCCGCCCTACAGTACGTACGGAAGATCTCCGGGTTCCGGCAGCCGGCCGCACACAACGCCGAAGCGTTCGACGCGGCCGTCGCCGCCGTCGCCGCCGCCAGCCGTGACCTGCTGGACCGCCTGGTGGTGCGGACCCCGGCCGCCCGGTAG
- a CDS encoding DUF2306 domain-containing protein — protein MPTAVPNPRSMPRSTARTVAGRSSPANWLIPTGLVLLAVVPVVAGSLRLAELVGGPPIVPDGDRVTSAPVALVTHIVGVTIFSLVGAFQFAPGLRRRRRAWHRAAGRVLVVCGLLTAGTGLWLTLFLPPAAVDSELLVAIRVVVSVAMAACVVVGFVAVRRRDFAAHRAWMIRGYAIGMGAGTQFFTQLAWLAVVGPVTASGRTGTMAAGWLINVVVAEWVIRRRAAGSRRRRDTVRVSGSARPRPAG, from the coding sequence ATGCCAACAGCCGTACCGAATCCACGGTCGATGCCCCGGTCCACCGCCCGCACCGTCGCCGGCCGGTCCTCTCCCGCCAACTGGCTGATCCCCACCGGGCTGGTGCTGCTCGCCGTCGTACCGGTGGTCGCCGGCAGCCTGCGACTGGCCGAGCTGGTCGGTGGGCCGCCCATCGTGCCCGACGGCGACCGGGTCACCTCGGCCCCGGTGGCGCTGGTGACGCACATCGTCGGTGTCACCATCTTCAGCCTCGTCGGGGCGTTCCAGTTCGCGCCGGGTCTGCGGCGACGCCGCCGGGCCTGGCACCGGGCCGCCGGGCGAGTCCTGGTGGTCTGTGGGTTGCTCACCGCCGGGACCGGTCTGTGGCTGACCCTGTTCCTGCCGCCGGCGGCGGTCGACAGCGAGCTGCTGGTCGCCATCCGGGTGGTGGTGAGCGTGGCGATGGCGGCGTGCGTCGTGGTCGGCTTCGTCGCGGTCCGACGCCGTGACTTCGCCGCGCACCGGGCCTGGATGATCCGGGGTTACGCGATCGGGATGGGCGCGGGCACCCAGTTCTTCACCCAGCTGGCCTGGCTGGCCGTGGTCGGCCCGGTGACGGCGTCGGGCCGGACCGGCACCATGGCCGCCGGGTGGCTGATCAACGTGGTGGTGGCGGAGTGGGTGATCCGGCGGCGCGCCGCCGGCTCTCGCCGGCGGCGCGACACGGTACGGGTCAGCGGATCCGCTCGACCACGACCCGCCGGATGA
- a CDS encoding histidine kinase, protein MRALLRSVWAEPAVADPPTRVWRDWLLLGAVWVAATLEGLLRTDLVSPAYSLIVALVLAPTLWWRRTRPLLMVAVAFPVTAVAALLAGHEPELVTGVYLLILPYALYRWGSGRQIIAGTAVILAKMGLSAAVGHLDLADLVGGTVVVSAAMAVATALRYRATLWARELDQAKLAERERLARDLHDTVAHHVSAMAIRAQAGIAVAPTRPAAALDALAVIEAEATRALAEMRLMVRGLRHGEPAGRLAPADLTPNPGIGDVARLASRAQPGPVVDVTLHGDVDDVPSTVATAVYRLAQESVTNARRHARHATRIEVRVDVDADAVRLRVSDDGDTSAARPAATGGFGIVGMTERAALLGGTCDAGPDRDRGWTVAVALPRQAPTGRAGT, encoded by the coding sequence GTGCGTGCGCTGCTGCGGTCGGTGTGGGCCGAGCCCGCCGTCGCCGACCCACCGACGCGGGTCTGGCGGGACTGGCTGCTGCTCGGCGCGGTCTGGGTCGCGGCGACCCTCGAAGGGCTGCTGCGCACCGACCTGGTGTCGCCCGCGTACTCGTTGATCGTCGCCCTGGTGTTGGCGCCGACGCTGTGGTGGCGGCGGACCAGGCCGCTGCTGATGGTCGCCGTGGCCTTCCCGGTCACCGCCGTGGCCGCGCTGCTGGCCGGCCACGAACCGGAGCTGGTCACCGGCGTCTACCTGCTGATCCTGCCGTACGCGCTGTACCGCTGGGGTTCCGGCCGGCAGATCATCGCCGGAACGGCGGTCATCCTGGCCAAGATGGGCCTGTCGGCGGCGGTCGGCCACCTCGACCTCGCCGACCTGGTCGGCGGGACGGTGGTGGTGTCCGCCGCGATGGCCGTGGCCACCGCTCTGCGGTACCGGGCCACGCTGTGGGCCCGCGAACTCGACCAGGCCAAGCTGGCCGAACGCGAACGACTCGCCCGCGACCTGCACGACACGGTGGCCCACCACGTGTCGGCGATGGCGATCCGCGCCCAGGCGGGCATCGCGGTGGCACCGACCCGACCGGCGGCGGCCCTCGACGCGCTGGCCGTGATCGAGGCCGAGGCGACCCGCGCCCTGGCCGAGATGCGACTGATGGTGCGCGGCCTGCGCCACGGCGAACCCGCCGGACGCCTGGCCCCGGCGGACCTCACCCCGAACCCCGGCATCGGCGACGTCGCGAGACTCGCCAGTCGGGCGCAGCCCGGACCGGTCGTCGACGTCACCCTGCACGGCGACGTCGACGACGTCCCGTCGACCGTCGCCACCGCGGTCTACCGGCTGGCCCAGGAGTCGGTGACCAACGCCCGACGGCACGCCCGGCACGCCACCCGGATCGAGGTCCGCGTCGACGTCGACGCCGACGCGGTACGGCTGCGGGTCAGCGACGACGGCGACACCAGCGCGGCCCGGCCCGCCGCTACCGGCGGCTTCGGCATCGTCGGCATGACCGAGCGGGCGGCTCTGCTCGGCGGCACCTGCGACGCCGGACCGGACCGCGACCGGGGCTGGACCGTCGCCGTGGCCCTGCCCCGCCAGGCTCCGACCGGTCGGGCCGGGACGTGA
- a CDS encoding response regulator transcription factor — protein MTVRVVVADDQEIVRTGLTMILDAQPGIEVVGAAADGRRAVDLAHRLRPDVCLFDIRMPDVDGIEATRRLAGPGVVDPLAVVVITTFDLDEYVYAALRAGARGFLLKDAGTALLTQAVRAAAAGDALIAPAVTTRLLSAFAAAGPVAPVRQPLDPLTDREEQVLVAVARGRTNTEIAGELHISLSTVKSHLAALMTKLGVRNRVEVAIWAYETGRVRVGLDRST, from the coding sequence GTGACCGTCCGGGTGGTCGTCGCCGACGACCAGGAGATCGTGCGGACCGGGCTGACGATGATTCTCGACGCCCAGCCGGGCATCGAGGTCGTCGGCGCTGCGGCCGACGGCAGACGGGCGGTCGACCTCGCCCACCGGTTGCGCCCCGACGTGTGCCTGTTCGACATCCGGATGCCCGACGTGGACGGTATCGAGGCCACCCGCCGCCTCGCTGGTCCCGGCGTCGTCGATCCGCTCGCTGTGGTCGTCATCACCACCTTTGACCTCGACGAGTACGTCTACGCAGCGCTGCGCGCGGGTGCCCGGGGTTTCCTGCTCAAGGACGCCGGCACGGCGCTGCTCACCCAGGCCGTCCGGGCCGCCGCCGCCGGTGACGCACTCATCGCGCCGGCCGTCACCACCCGCCTGCTCAGCGCCTTCGCCGCCGCCGGTCCGGTGGCACCGGTCCGCCAGCCGCTCGATCCGTTGACCGACCGCGAGGAGCAGGTGCTGGTCGCCGTCGCCCGTGGCCGCACCAACACCGAGATCGCCGGCGAACTGCACATCAGCCTCAGCACGGTCAAGAGCCACCTGGCCGCCCTGATGACCAAGCTCGGCGTCCGCAATCGCGTCGAGGTCGCGATCTGGGCGTACGAGACCGGCCGGGTGCGCGTCGGCCTCGACCGGTCGACGTAG
- a CDS encoding sugar nucleotide-binding protein, producing MRLLVVGGSGFLGREIVRQTRCAGHRVAATFHRRPPSDDLGAGVDWHALDIRIRDDVARVAATARPDVIVNAAYRQSDWASTADGGAHVALAAAAVAARLVHVSSDAVFAGAAVAYDETCPPDPTTPYGAAKAAAETAVAAITPDAVIARTSLIIGYGESVHERHVHALAAGVGTGVLFTDDVRCPVHVADLAAALRELAGSPYSGIHHVAGPDAISRHRLGVLIARRDGLDPTALPTGRRAASGVPGPAELRLDCARTRARLTTRLRGAHEFLAAART from the coding sequence GTGAGGCTTCTCGTGGTGGGTGGCAGTGGGTTCCTCGGCCGGGAGATCGTTCGTCAGACGCGGTGTGCCGGGCACCGGGTGGCCGCGACCTTCCACCGCCGTCCGCCCAGCGATGATCTCGGCGCCGGAGTCGACTGGCACGCGCTCGACATCCGCATCCGTGACGATGTCGCCCGTGTCGCCGCCACGGCCCGGCCCGACGTGATCGTCAACGCCGCCTACCGCCAGAGCGACTGGGCGAGCACCGCCGACGGCGGTGCTCACGTCGCCCTCGCCGCTGCGGCGGTGGCGGCCCGGCTCGTCCACGTCTCCAGCGACGCGGTCTTCGCCGGTGCGGCGGTCGCCTACGACGAGACGTGCCCACCGGACCCGACGACGCCGTACGGTGCGGCCAAGGCCGCGGCTGAGACGGCGGTCGCGGCGATCACCCCCGACGCCGTCATTGCCCGGACGTCACTGATCATCGGGTACGGCGAGTCCGTCCACGAGCGACACGTGCACGCTCTGGCTGCCGGCGTCGGCACCGGTGTGCTGTTCACCGACGACGTGCGGTGCCCGGTGCACGTCGCCGACCTCGCCGCTGCGCTGCGCGAACTCGCCGGGTCGCCGTACTCCGGGATCCACCACGTCGCCGGTCCGGACGCGATCAGCCGGCATCGCCTGGGGGTGCTCATCGCCCGCCGAGACGGCCTCGACCCCACGGCGTTGCCCACCGGCCGACGTGCCGCCAGCGGCGTCCCCGGACCGGCCGAGCTGCGGCTGGACTGCGCCCGGACCCGTGCCCGGCTGACCACCCGGCTACGCGGTGCCCACGAGTTCCTCGCCGCCGCGCGGACCTGA
- a CDS encoding family 10 glycosylhydrolase, with protein sequence MSTPSTAIPKRQFRGLWLATVANLDWPSRPGLAPDAQQAELRDWLVLARRLRCNAVVVQIRPSADALWPSPYEPWSAVLTGQQGRHPGYDPLGVLVAEAHARNLELHAWCNPYRVANHADPTRLVADHPARRHPEWVITYAGRLYFDPGQPAVRSFVQDAMIDAVARYDIDALHWDDYFYPYPVDGQTFADQASFAAYGAGFDSLAAWRRHNVDLLVAQTSDRLRAVKPWVRFGISPFGIWRNAATDPLGSRTNGLQSYDAIHADSRRWVREQWIDYIAPQLYWHLGHPAADYAELVRWWSATVSGTSVELLVGQSTYRVGVAGQDPAWQDPAELSRHLTLHHSYPQVHGDLQFSGKDVRADRLGGVSRLVADHYARPALVPVAAGRGGVPAPGSTPPPPAITAATRTPTGVRLGWLAATGAAVPTAYALYRCPGTDAADPTAFDDARHLLATVRSTGTGGSFTDATAAPGSAYTYLVTALDRQHRESPAGPARVLAAGSDAFSVIVDNRTPHGFTASAAWGTSSWSAGRYGTDYRFTSPQPVSDPAWFTVTVPAAGSYRVDVWHPAASGYHPAAPHLVQTTTGLVSRPVDQRTGGGRWRELGVFALAAGRRPVVGVSRWAPAGGHIVADAVRLTRVG encoded by the coding sequence ATGAGCACTCCGTCGACGGCGATACCGAAGCGTCAGTTCCGGGGCCTGTGGCTGGCCACGGTCGCCAACCTGGACTGGCCGAGCCGGCCCGGACTGGCGCCGGACGCCCAGCAGGCGGAGCTGCGCGACTGGCTCGTCCTGGCCCGGCGGCTACGGTGCAACGCCGTCGTGGTGCAGATACGTCCAAGCGCCGACGCGCTCTGGCCGTCGCCGTACGAGCCGTGGTCGGCGGTGCTTACCGGGCAGCAGGGTAGGCACCCCGGCTACGACCCGCTGGGCGTGCTCGTCGCCGAGGCGCACGCCCGCAACCTGGAACTGCACGCCTGGTGCAACCCGTACCGGGTCGCCAACCACGCCGACCCGACGCGGCTGGTCGCCGACCACCCGGCCCGCCGCCACCCGGAATGGGTCATCACGTACGCCGGCCGGCTCTACTTCGACCCGGGCCAGCCGGCGGTGCGGTCCTTCGTCCAGGACGCGATGATCGACGCGGTCGCCCGCTACGACATCGACGCGCTGCACTGGGACGACTACTTCTACCCGTACCCGGTCGACGGACAGACCTTCGCCGACCAGGCCAGCTTCGCCGCGTACGGGGCCGGCTTCGACAGCCTCGCCGCGTGGCGCCGGCACAACGTCGACCTGCTCGTCGCGCAGACGAGCGACCGGCTGCGGGCGGTCAAGCCGTGGGTGCGCTTCGGTATCAGCCCGTTCGGCATCTGGCGCAACGCCGCCACCGACCCGCTCGGTTCGCGGACGAACGGGTTGCAGTCCTACGACGCGATCCACGCCGACAGCCGCCGCTGGGTGCGGGAACAGTGGATCGACTACATCGCGCCGCAGCTGTACTGGCACCTCGGCCACCCGGCCGCCGACTACGCCGAGCTGGTCCGCTGGTGGTCGGCGACGGTCTCGGGTACCAGTGTGGAGTTGCTCGTCGGGCAGTCGACCTACCGGGTCGGCGTCGCCGGGCAGGACCCGGCCTGGCAGGACCCGGCCGAGCTGAGCCGGCACCTGACGCTGCACCACAGCTACCCGCAGGTCCACGGCGACCTGCAGTTCAGCGGCAAGGACGTGCGCGCCGACCGGCTCGGCGGGGTCAGCCGGCTGGTCGCCGACCACTACGCCCGGCCCGCGCTGGTGCCGGTCGCGGCCGGGCGCGGCGGCGTACCGGCCCCGGGCAGCACACCGCCGCCGCCGGCGATCACCGCCGCGACCCGCACCCCGACCGGGGTAAGGCTGGGCTGGCTCGCCGCCACCGGCGCCGCCGTCCCGACGGCGTACGCGCTCTACCGCTGCCCCGGCACCGACGCGGCCGACCCGACCGCGTTCGACGACGCCCGCCACCTGCTGGCGACGGTACGGTCCACCGGCACTGGTGGCTCCTTCACCGACGCGACGGCGGCGCCCGGATCGGCGTACACCTATCTGGTCACCGCACTGGACCGCCAGCACCGGGAGAGCCCGGCGGGGCCGGCGCGGGTGCTGGCCGCCGGCAGCGACGCGTTCAGTGTGATCGTCGACAACCGCACGCCGCACGGGTTCACCGCCAGCGCCGCCTGGGGCACGTCGAGCTGGTCGGCCGGACGGTACGGCACCGACTACCGGTTCACCAGCCCGCAGCCGGTCAGCGACCCGGCCTGGTTCACCGTCACCGTGCCGGCGGCCGGCAGCTACCGGGTCGACGTGTGGCATCCGGCGGCGTCGGGCTACCACCCGGCCGCGCCGCACCTGGTGCAGACCACCACCGGGCTGGTCAGCCGGCCGGTGGATCAACGCACCGGCGGCGGCCGGTGGCGGGAGCTGGGTGTCTTCGCGCTGGCGGCGGGGCGGCGGCCGGTGGTCGGGGTGAGCCGGTGGGCACCGGCCGGCGGCCACATCGTCGCCGACGCGGTACGCCTGACCCGGGTCGGCTGA
- a CDS encoding lytic polysaccharide monooxygenase, whose translation MQRRLLLPLLATGTILGTLLVATPASAHGYVSYPPSRQAMCAQGRVASCGPIVWEPQSVEGPKGQRTCHGGVSRFAILDDDSVNWPATTVGGAATFTWTLTARHATSTWEYFVGSTRIAVFDDGGRQPNATVSHTVHLGGRTGRHKVLAIWNVADTTNAFYSCVDVQIGGGPGPSPTPPPPSPTPTPPPPTTAPPTPTPTASPGQPGGTWAAGTAYQVGAVVSYAGVDYRCRQAHTALVGWEPPNVPALWQRL comes from the coding sequence ATGCAACGACGACTTCTCCTGCCCCTGCTCGCCACCGGCACCATCCTCGGCACCCTGCTGGTCGCCACGCCGGCCAGCGCCCACGGCTACGTCTCCTACCCGCCCAGCCGACAGGCGATGTGCGCGCAGGGCCGGGTCGCCAGCTGCGGCCCGATCGTGTGGGAGCCGCAGAGCGTCGAAGGCCCCAAGGGGCAGCGCACCTGCCACGGCGGGGTGAGCCGGTTCGCCATTCTCGACGACGACAGCGTCAACTGGCCGGCCACCACGGTCGGCGGGGCGGCCACCTTCACCTGGACGCTGACCGCCCGGCATGCCACCAGCACCTGGGAGTACTTCGTCGGCAGCACCCGGATCGCCGTGTTCGACGACGGCGGCCGGCAGCCCAACGCCACCGTGTCGCACACCGTGCACCTCGGTGGCCGCACCGGCCGGCACAAAGTGCTGGCGATCTGGAATGTCGCCGACACCACGAACGCCTTCTACTCCTGCGTGGACGTCCAGATCGGTGGAGGTCCGGGCCCGTCGCCGACCCCACCCCCGCCGTCACCCACTCCGACGCCACCGCCGCCGACCACCGCGCCCCCGACGCCAACGCCCACCGCGTCACCCGGTCAGCCCGGTGGCACCTGGGCCGCCGGCACTGCGTACCAGGTCGGTGCCGTCGTCAGCTACGCCGGCGTCGACTACCGGTGCCGGCAGGCACACACCGCCCTCGTCGGCTGGGAACCGCCGAACGTGCCGGCACTGTGGCAACGGCTCTGA
- a CDS encoding pirin family protein, with protein MSAAASGSIRYDGTTVAGAQPESVLLPGHDVPLGRYTTVRRLLPQRPRRMVGAWCFVDHFGPDDVAGRPGMQIPPHPHTGLQTVTWLVDGEILHRDSLGSMQSIVPGQLNLMTAGHGIAHSEQSPPAHPPVMHGLQLWVALPESARHGEPRFEHHAALPRVGAGDAGITVVVGEYAGVRSPARMASPIVGAQIDIGSPAPVELTLRDDFEYALLAMSGTARVDGVELAQGGLLYLGEGRSASTVTAADGDARLFLLGGEPFEEPLVMWWNFVARSHEELVAARDDWAAGHRFGTVTGCVDAPLPAPEMPITRIKARDRHGRTVG; from the coding sequence ATGAGTGCGGCGGCGTCGGGAAGCATCCGGTACGACGGGACCACGGTCGCCGGTGCGCAGCCGGAGAGCGTCCTGCTACCCGGCCACGATGTACCGTTGGGCCGCTACACGACGGTCCGGCGGCTGCTGCCGCAGCGACCCCGGCGCATGGTCGGTGCCTGGTGTTTCGTGGACCACTTCGGGCCGGACGACGTGGCCGGGCGGCCCGGCATGCAGATTCCGCCGCACCCGCACACCGGGCTGCAGACGGTGACCTGGCTGGTCGACGGGGAGATCCTGCACCGGGACAGCCTGGGCAGTATGCAGTCGATCGTGCCGGGGCAGCTCAACCTGATGACCGCCGGACACGGGATCGCCCACTCGGAGCAGTCGCCGCCGGCCCATCCGCCGGTGATGCACGGGCTGCAGCTGTGGGTGGCGTTGCCGGAGTCGGCCAGGCACGGGGAGCCGCGGTTCGAGCACCACGCCGCGCTGCCGCGGGTCGGTGCCGGCGACGCGGGGATCACCGTGGTGGTCGGCGAGTACGCCGGCGTCCGGTCCCCGGCCCGGATGGCCAGCCCGATCGTCGGAGCACAGATCGACATCGGCAGCCCCGCGCCCGTCGAGCTGACGCTGCGCGACGATTTCGAGTACGCCCTGCTGGCGATGTCCGGCACGGCCCGGGTCGACGGGGTGGAGCTGGCCCAGGGTGGGCTGCTCTATCTGGGTGAGGGTCGGTCGGCGTCGACAGTGACCGCCGCCGACGGTGATGCCCGGCTGTTCCTGCTCGGCGGTGAGCCGTTCGAGGAGCCGCTCGTCATGTGGTGGAATTTCGTCGCCCGCAGCCACGAGGAGCTGGTGGCGGCCCGCGACGACTGGGCGGCCGGCCACCGGTTCGGCACGGTGACCGGTTGTGTGGACGCCCCGCTACCGGCACCGGAGATGCCGATCACCCGGATCAAGGCCCGCGACCGGCACGGTCGCACCGTCGGCTGA